A stretch of Mya arenaria isolate MELC-2E11 chromosome 14, ASM2691426v1 DNA encodes these proteins:
- the LOC128216110 gene encoding mucin-1-like has translation MFTSQALPTTTAGPTAICTPDLTLVSIPQASPVTTAGPTATCTPNLTLMCTPQASSATTSGPTATCTPDLTLSSSHQASPATTAGPTAICTSDPTLMSTPQASPATTAGSTSSCTRDLSLMSTPQSSPATTAGPTATCKPDPTLMSTPQARPPLQLATCTPDLTLVVTFQASLATRRTHGHFHIRPDSHFYSSGVARHYQDPRLLAHQTRRSYLHLRRRPPQQMDPQPFAHLTRRSCLLLGPRPPLQQDPRPLAYQT, from the coding sequence ATGTTTACTTCACAGGCGTTGCCCACAACTACAGCAGGACCCACGGCCATTTGCACACCAGACCTGACACTCGTTTCTATTCCTCAGGCGTCGCCCGTCACTACAGCAGGACCTACAGCCACATGCACACCGAACCTGACGCTCATGTGTACTCCTCAGGCATCGTCTGCCACTACATCAGGACCCACGGCCACTTGCACACCAGACCTGACGCTCTCGTCTTCACATCAGGCGTCACCAGCCACTACAGCAGGACCCACGGCCATTTGCACATCAGACCCGACGCTCATGTCTACTCCTCAGGCGTCGCCCGCCACTACAGCAGGATCCACATCCTCTTGCACACGCGACCTGTCGCTCATGTCTACTCCTCAGTCGTCGCCCGCCACTACAGCAGGACCCACAGCCACTTGCAAACCAGACCCGACGCTCATGTCTACTCCTCAGGCACGCCCGCCACTACAGCTGGCCACTTGCACACCAGACCTGACGCTCGTAGTTACTTTTCAGGCGTCGCTCGCCACTAGAAGGACCCACGGCCACTTTCACATCAGACCCGACTCCCATTTCTACTCTTCAGGCGTCGCCCGCCACTACCAGGACCCACGGCTCCTTGCACATCAGACCCGACGCTCATATCTACACCTCAGGCGTCGTCCGCCACAACAAATGGACCCACAACCTTTTGCACACCTGACCCGGCGCTCATGTCTACTCCTCGGGCCTCGCCCGCCACTACAGCAGGACCCACGGCCACTTGCATACCAGACTTGA
- the LOC128216109 gene encoding putative uncharacterized protein DDB_G0290521 has product MATCTPDPTLMSTPQASPATTAGPTATLIPDLTHMSTPRTSPVTSAGPTPTCTPDPMPISTTRASPAFTARPTATCTPALTLMSTPQASHAFTAGPTATCTPDMTLGSTPQASPATTAGPTKTSTLQQDPRPLAHQTRRQCLLLRRQPTTARPTTCTPDLSLMSIPQASPTTTAGPSAICTLDLTPMSTPQASPVTTA; this is encoded by the coding sequence ATGGCCACATGCACACCAGACCCGACGCTAATGTCAACTCCTCAGGCGTCACCCGCCACTACAGCAGGACCCACGGCCACTTTGATACCAGATCTAACGCACATGTCTACTCCGAGGACGTCGCCCGTCACTTCAGCAGGACCCACACCCACTTGCACACCAGACCCGATGCCGATATCTACTACTCGGGCGTCGCCCGCCTTTACAGCACGACCCACGGCCACATGCACACCAGCCCTGACGCTCATGTCAACTCCTCAGGCGTCTCACGCCTTTACAGCAGGACCCACGGCCACTTGCACACCAGACATGACGCTCGGGTCTACTCCTCAGGCGTCGCCTGCCACTACTGCAGGACCAACGAAAACTAGCACACTTCAGCAGGACCCACGGCCACTTGCACACCAGACCCGCCGCCAATGTCTACTCCTCAGGCGTCAGCCCACTACAGCAAGACCCACGACTTGCACACCAGACCTTTCTTTAATGTCCATTCCTCAGGCGTCGCCCACCACTACAGCAGGACCTAGTGCCATTTGCACACTGGACCTGACGCCCATGTCTACTCCTCAGGCGTCGCCCGTCACTACAGCATGA
- the LOC128218593 gene encoding uncharacterized protein LOC128218593, with amino-acid sequence MSGKKVKKLYEDKSGSQTVDKSAISYDGKTIYITNYDEHQLITLDNNGNKLALLTDPDMKKPTGVHVTPAGHVFVCCYDSGTVLQVDKDGEKKLATLARKEDGLYGPGDLFFSSSTSSLIVGGEKDTLLVIKIN; translated from the coding sequence ATGTCGGGAAAGAAGGTGAAGAAGCTGTACGAAGACAAGTCTGGTAGTCAGACGGTGGACAAATCTGCCATCAGTTACGACGGGAAGACAATCTACATTACAAACTACGATGAACATCAATTGATCACCCTGGACAACAACGGCAACAAGTTGGCTTTACTCACTGACCCTGACATGAAAAAACCTACCGGCGTACACGTGACACCTGCTGGACACGTGTTCGTCTGCTGCTATGACTCCGGGACAGTGCTGCAGGTTGACAAAGACGGGGAGAAGAAGTTGGCCACCCTGGCAAGGAAAGAAGACGGACTGTACGGACCGGgtgatttatttttcagcagCAGCACTTCCTCTCTGATTGTTGGTGGAGAGAAAGACACACTTCttgttatcaaaattaattaa
- the LOC128216108 gene encoding transcription intermediary factor 1-alpha-like, with the protein MASNFESSIHRGCDFIHDYSCSPCEENGYNTEAQHYCTQCTKHYCQDCVSKHNGLYQKHALLSRKDVEKWEAAPGVVDALERCEMHPGEALKLVCCDHDQLCCSVCVAVEHRQCPKIYPIPDGKGIQRSIEFQQVPKKMAELQKQLEKMKEARMKNTMSLKKTRAAISDEIKTIGKKINEILDKIEKTVFKDLDGMIAKLENNIMRDIETCDTMTIKLQNMIAAFQTKAKSSESKSYIAYRKSHNMILQADEHVRGISTIECYNVTFQANNLIEELLSSMKTFGAIEEQTVMTKQRKDPNSDPNHVISVSEYKKYNVKMSDDEYQCEIFGICEMPTGDFVLADGKNCELKLLDKDYRELDHYDVPEIPWDVCHIEGNEVAVCVCNNAYRKGLYFINAAKGDFVTTRKLSFDHDCIAAAHHGGQLYISSGTALYVYTMTGQKVKMLYEDKSDSRTVRKCAISNDGKKIYITNNIGDQLITVDSIGTKLAQLTDPDMKKPTGVQVTPAGHVFVCCLGSDIVMQVDKDGKKKLATLARERDGVYGPHGLFFSSRTSSLIVGGVKCTLLVIRLI; encoded by the exons ATGGCATCTAATTTTGAATCATCAATTCATAGGGGCTGTGACTTCATACATGATTATTCCTGCTCTCCGTGTGAAGAGAACGGATATAACACAGAAGCTCAACATTATTGTACTCAATGCACAAAACATTACTGCCAAGACtgtgtttcaaaacataacGGATTATATCAGAAGCACGCGCTGCTCAGCCGGAAGGACGTGGAGAAATGGGAGGCAGCCCCAGGGGTGGTGGACGCCCTGGAGAGATGCGAGATGCATCCCGGGGAGGCGCTGAAGCTGGTATGTTGTGACCATGACCAGCTGTGTTGTTCTGTGTGCGTCGCCGTGGAACACAG ACAATGCCCCAAAATCTACCCCATTCCAGATGGAAAAGGAATTCAGAGAAGTATTGAGTTTCAACAAGTACCAAAGAAGATGGCTGAACTGCAAAAGCAGCTTGAGAAGATGAAAGAAGCACGAATGAAGAATACGATGTCTCTGAAAAAGACGAGGGCAGCCATTTCTGATGAAATTAAAACCATAGGTAAAAAGATCAACGAAATCCTTGACAAGATTGAGAAGACAGTTTTTAAAGATTTGGACGGAATGATAGctaaacttgaaaacaatataatgagAGATATTGAAACTTGTGATACAATGACTATCAAACTGCAAAACATGATTGCCGCTTTTCAAACCAAAGCAAAATCAAGCGAGTCAAAATCGTATATTGCGTACAGAAAGAGCCATAATATGATTTTACAGGCAGACGAACATGTTCGCGGCATATCAACCATTGAGTGTTACAATGTAACATTTCAAGCCAATAACCTTATCGAAGAACTTTTATCTTCAATGAAGACTTTTGGAGCGATTGAAGAACAAACTGTTATGACCAAACAGCGTAAAGATCCCAATTCCGATCCAAATCATGTCATCAGTGTTTCAGAGTACAAGAAGTACAATGTGAAGATGAGTGATGACGAATATCAATGTGAGATCTTTGGCATATGTGAAATGCCTACTGGAGATTTTGTCCTAGCAGACGGGAAAAATTGTGAATTGAAGCTCCTGGACAAGGACTACAGGGAGCTCGACCACTATGATGTCCCTGAAATACCATGGGACGTGTGCCACATTGAAGGAAATGAAGTGGCCGTTTGTGTTTGCAACAATGCTTATAGAAAAGgactttatttcattaatgcTGCGAAAGGGGATTTCGTAACTACGAGGAAGTTAAGCTTCGACCATGATTGTATTGCCGCAGCTCATCATGGAGGCCAGCTTTACATCTCCTCTGGTACCGCCCTGTACGTCTACACGATGACGGGACAGAAGGTGAAGATGCTGTACGAGGACAAATCTGATAGTAGGACGGTTAGAAAATGTGCCATTAGCAACGACGGAAAGAAAATCTACATCACAAACAACATTGGAGATCAACTGATCACCGTGGACAGCATTGGCACCAAGCTAGCGCAACTCACCGATCCTGACATGAAAAAACCTACCGGAGTTCAAGTGACACCTGCTGGACACGTGTTTGTATGCTGCCTTGGCTCCGACATAGTGATGCAGGTTGACAAAGACGGGAAGAAGAAGTTGGCTACCCTGGCAAGGGAAAGGGACGGAGTGTATGGACCGCATGGTTTATTTTTCAGCAGCCGCACGTCCTCTTTGATTGTTGGTGGAGTGAAATGCACACTTCTTGTTATCAGGTTAATTTAA